A genomic window from Leeia speluncae includes:
- a CDS encoding DMT family transporter, whose translation MGIVAALFAIILWGALAILGVSLSNVPPFLLTGASLLVGGVLTLPYFKQWKLPLKTFLLGIYGLFGFHFLLFMALRYAPPIEANLINYLWPLLIVLLTPVFLPGMKLRSVHWIAAIAGAIGAVLAISGGKAINWSGGGIGYLFAAMSATVWATYSLGIKRVSPFPTAAVGGICLLSAGLSLSCHLLFESTPNLSTQQWLLIGLLGIGPMGIAFYLWDWAMKHGDPRRIGVLANLTPVLSTILLHLYTGRTLTLYIAGAAILITGAAGMVWWSEQRRNRVNPS comes from the coding sequence ATGGGAATTGTCGCTGCATTATTTGCCATCATTCTTTGGGGGGCATTAGCCATCTTAGGCGTTTCGCTCTCGAATGTACCGCCCTTTTTACTCACCGGCGCTAGTTTGTTAGTTGGCGGAGTGCTCACGCTTCCTTACTTCAAGCAATGGAAGCTCCCCTTAAAAACTTTTTTACTCGGTATTTATGGTTTATTTGGCTTTCACTTTTTGCTATTTATGGCGCTTCGATACGCACCACCTATTGAGGCCAATTTAATTAACTATCTATGGCCATTGTTAATTGTCTTGCTAACCCCTGTTTTTCTACCTGGCATGAAATTACGTTCGGTACACTGGATCGCGGCGATTGCAGGTGCAATTGGCGCAGTTCTTGCCATTAGCGGAGGTAAAGCCATCAATTGGTCTGGCGGTGGAATCGGCTACCTTTTTGCAGCCATGTCTGCCACGGTATGGGCAACCTATTCTTTAGGAATCAAACGCGTCTCCCCCTTTCCTACCGCCGCAGTAGGCGGGATTTGTTTGTTATCAGCTGGGCTATCCTTAAGTTGCCACCTTCTGTTTGAATCCACACCCAATCTAAGCACCCAACAATGGTTACTCATTGGCCTATTAGGCATTGGCCCAATGGGAATTGCGTTTTATCTGTGGGATTGGGCGATGAAACATGGGGACCCAAGAAGAATTGGCGTATTGGCAAACTTAACCCCTGTACTATCGACAATTTTGCTGCATCTTTATACAGGTAGAACACTGACGCTCTATATTGCTGGCGCAGCCATTCTGATTACCGGTGCGGCAGGGATGGTATGGTGGAGTGAACAAAGAAGAAATCGTGTAAATCCTTCTTAA
- a CDS encoding putative bifunctional diguanylate cyclase/phosphodiesterase, translated as MSTRHQKQTIEFTERANNRAKRELYLIIIIGLAITYLLLIIGGYERIVKLLNRYEAYQLGDVFTGMLATGALSLIYSLRRLFDVKHEISLRTETEAQLEHLAFHDSLTGLPNRRHLQTYFESEIEQNIKQGRHFIGIIDLNGFKTINDLYGHPIGDLLLTEVAQRLRTALAPHFVCRLSGDEFAFILKFVQRQDEAHQIINWAAEQLSSPYPLQGHIIQNSATFGLAHFPAHGTDLSTLLRRADVALYQAKHDPTSHLHFFDPTMDQEIERRSQIEMAIRNGMDFGWLTPHYQPVIQLSNGEVAGFECLARLYDPELGHIPPNIFIEVAEQYNLISQVTAYLLEKACIDAMQWPDSLHLAFNLSPLQLKDPATVNQILSVLNKTGFPPARLTLEIVENAIVSHVAIATAILEQLRSAGIRISLDDFGTGYSNLGQLCSIEFDYLKIDRAFVQQWQFERHHKILSTVLVLGHGLEMQLIAEGIETESQLEYLRLSGCQYGQGFLFSPGIPANLISGMLDNKPWGRYFQQP; from the coding sequence ATGTCGACACGCCATCAGAAACAGACAATTGAATTCACCGAGCGCGCCAATAATCGCGCCAAGCGTGAACTGTACCTGATCATTATCATCGGTTTAGCCATCACGTACTTACTCCTTATTATTGGTGGGTACGAGCGGATAGTTAAATTACTCAACCGATATGAAGCCTACCAACTCGGTGACGTCTTTACTGGCATGTTGGCGACCGGCGCACTCAGCCTTATCTATTCTCTTCGCCGCCTATTTGATGTCAAACATGAAATCTCATTGCGCACGGAAACCGAAGCACAATTAGAACATTTAGCCTTTCATGATTCGCTGACAGGGTTACCGAATCGCCGTCATCTGCAAACCTATTTTGAATCAGAGATCGAACAAAACATCAAACAAGGCAGGCATTTTATTGGCATTATTGACCTCAATGGGTTTAAAACGATTAATGATTTATATGGTCATCCAATTGGTGATTTACTCTTAACAGAAGTTGCCCAAAGGCTTCGTACCGCATTAGCACCACATTTTGTCTGTCGTCTGAGTGGGGATGAATTTGCGTTTATTTTGAAGTTTGTACAACGACAAGATGAAGCACATCAAATTATTAACTGGGCAGCAGAACAGTTGAGCAGCCCTTATCCACTTCAAGGCCATATCATCCAAAATAGCGCAACGTTTGGGCTCGCACACTTTCCCGCGCATGGCACAGATCTCTCCACATTATTAAGACGAGCAGATGTGGCGCTCTACCAAGCTAAACACGATCCAACTAGCCACTTGCATTTTTTTGATCCGACCATGGACCAAGAAATTGAACGAAGATCACAAATAGAAATGGCTATCAGAAATGGTATGGATTTCGGTTGGCTAACGCCACACTACCAACCCGTCATTCAACTCTCGAATGGTGAAGTGGCAGGATTTGAGTGCCTTGCAAGATTGTACGATCCAGAGCTTGGACACATCCCACCCAATATTTTTATTGAAGTAGCCGAACAGTACAATCTCATCAGCCAAGTCACCGCCTATCTTCTAGAGAAAGCGTGTATAGATGCGATGCAATGGCCAGACTCATTACATCTGGCATTTAATTTGTCACCATTACAGTTAAAAGACCCCGCAACGGTCAATCAAATTCTCTCCGTCCTAAATAAAACAGGATTTCCACCGGCACGGTTAACGTTGGAAATTGTCGAAAATGCGATTGTCTCCCATGTTGCTATTGCAACGGCAATTTTGGAACAACTTCGTTCGGCTGGCATTCGAATTTCGTTAGACGATTTTGGTACCGGCTACTCCAACCTCGGCCAGTTATGCAGTATTGAATTTGATTACTTAAAAATTGATCGTGCGTTTGTTCAGCAATGGCAATTTGAGCGCCATCACAAAATTCTGAGCACCGTCTTAGTACTTGGCCATGGTTTAGAAATGCAATTGATTGCAGAAGGCATTGAAACAGAAAGTCAGCTAGAATATCTACGACTATCGGGCTGCCAGTATGGACAAGGCTTTCTTTTCAGCCCGGGTATTCCAGCCAATCTCATATCAGGAATGTTAGACAATAAGCCATGGGGACGTTACTTTCAGCAACCTTAG
- a CDS encoding sigma-54-dependent transcriptional regulator, which yields MSGNEILIVDDEMGIRELLSEILQDEGYTVRLAENAAQARNYRNQQRPDLVLLDIWMPDCDGITLLKEWARAGQLTMPVVMMSGHATIDTAVEATRIGALDFMEKPIALQKLLSTVQRALKRSGVQHQPEQSLASLGKGEAIMDLKARLDQILPQKLPVLLTGEFGVAFEPCARYLFNPNTPWVTLTTPQTLIDAPLTLLEQAREGLLFVPEVSELPRRAQSGLLLLINKLEKFHVRLVATTTRPLLPLVTERTFDQGLYHALSTLTVVVPPLRQHADDIPDLAKQQLNQLIESKKVPSKKLSTAALNLMRQHAWPGNHQELLQVVQSAALTAPEEEISEADVSPLLQQRAIVEPQPIEAAPSINSLISFDQPLREARDEFERLYLEYHLRETGGNMSQVAERVGLERTHLYRKLKQLGVSIGRRNNQDEDN from the coding sequence ATGAGTGGCAATGAAATCCTGATTGTCGATGACGAAATGGGCATCAGGGAACTGTTATCAGAAATTTTGCAGGACGAAGGTTACACCGTTAGATTGGCTGAAAATGCAGCACAAGCCAGAAACTACCGTAACCAACAACGCCCAGACTTGGTCTTATTAGACATCTGGATGCCCGATTGCGATGGCATTACCTTACTAAAAGAGTGGGCTCGCGCCGGCCAATTGACGATGCCTGTGGTGATGATGTCTGGCCACGCGACAATTGATACCGCCGTTGAAGCAACCCGCATTGGCGCGCTTGATTTTATGGAAAAGCCGATTGCGCTCCAGAAATTACTTTCCACGGTACAACGCGCATTAAAACGCAGCGGTGTGCAGCACCAACCAGAACAATCACTGGCCAGCCTTGGTAAAGGCGAAGCCATCATGGATTTAAAGGCAAGACTCGATCAAATCTTGCCGCAAAAGCTACCGGTGTTACTCACAGGTGAGTTTGGTGTGGCCTTTGAGCCTTGCGCTAGGTACTTGTTTAACCCCAATACTCCTTGGGTCACACTAACGACGCCACAGACCCTTATTGACGCGCCATTGACGCTGCTAGAACAGGCCCGTGAAGGCTTATTGTTTGTGCCAGAAGTATCTGAACTACCTCGACGTGCACAATCTGGCTTGCTGCTGTTAATTAACAAGCTCGAGAAATTCCATGTTCGCTTAGTGGCAACAACCACACGCCCATTACTGCCATTAGTGACCGAGCGCACCTTTGATCAAGGTTTGTACCATGCGCTGAGTACCCTAACCGTCGTCGTGCCGCCACTTAGACAACACGCAGATGATATCCCTGATTTGGCAAAACAACAGTTGAACCAACTGATTGAGAGCAAGAAAGTGCCGTCGAAGAAATTATCGACGGCTGCGCTGAATCTGATGCGCCAGCACGCATGGCCAGGTAATCATCAAGAGTTATTGCAAGTTGTTCAGTCTGCCGCATTAACCGCACCTGAAGAAGAAATTTCAGAAGCGGATGTGTCACCATTACTGCAGCAGCGTGCGATTGTTGAACCTCAACCGATTGAGGCAGCGCCTTCAATCAACAGCTTAATCTCTTTTGACCAACCACTGCGTGAAGCAAGAGACGAATTTGAGCGCTTATATCTGGAATACCACCTGCGTGAAACAGGTGGAAATATGAGCCAAGTCGCCGAGCGTGTTGGGTTGGAAAGAACCCATCTGTATCGAAAACTAAAACAACTTGGCGTGAGTATTGGTAGAAGAAATAATCAGGATGAAGATAATTAA
- a CDS encoding DUF2322 family protein, with the protein MSKTFQEYLAELPTIDQVAAIELATNAGEVVARIENRPGTAASARLYHALFTEFGSITVEAAQKGIIQYAEHTEDAKVNPGKHPNIDRLFAIEKGELSPLSVTVIAA; encoded by the coding sequence ATGAGTAAAACATTTCAAGAGTATTTAGCTGAACTACCAACGATTGATCAGGTAGCGGCCATTGAATTAGCAACCAACGCAGGTGAAGTGGTTGCAAGAATTGAAAATCGTCCTGGTACAGCTGCATCTGCCAGACTGTACCATGCCTTATTTACTGAGTTTGGCAGCATTACTGTAGAAGCTGCGCAAAAAGGAATCATTCAATACGCAGAACATACGGAAGATGCCAAAGTAAACCCTGGCAAACATCCAAATATCGATCGCTTATTTGCGATTGAAAAAGGAGAGTTATCTCCATTAAGCGTGACAGTGATTGCCGCTTAA
- a CDS encoding substrate-binding periplasmic protein yields the protein MFSLIRSWPVPSLCQSILWWQRLLFLASISFAPAAFAEEVLQLVTENDPPLSFEQDGLAAGEITDVLRKSFANLNLPFHSEVWSWPRAIEAAKSKPNYCVYGTARTKEREADFKWVGPIAVMDWMIYAKKGMHHPKQISDLKNESIGGCRDDAISLWLIQHGYKVDLASEDVHNPAKLLIGRFNYWASSRTRGDAILSSQHLGNQLAPIIQFGSSKLYLACNKHVPDTTISKLNRVVRLFAHNTPVPH from the coding sequence ATGTTTTCCCTCATCCGTTCATGGCCTGTTCCTTCGCTCTGCCAATCTATTCTTTGGTGGCAACGGCTACTTTTTCTCGCTTCGATTAGTTTTGCACCTGCTGCATTCGCAGAAGAAGTACTTCAACTCGTCACCGAAAATGATCCGCCACTTAGCTTCGAACAAGATGGCTTGGCGGCAGGGGAAATCACCGACGTCTTAAGAAAATCATTCGCTAATCTCAATTTACCCTTCCATTCGGAAGTTTGGTCTTGGCCAAGAGCGATTGAAGCCGCCAAATCAAAACCAAACTATTGTGTCTATGGCACAGCTAGAACCAAAGAGCGCGAAGCAGATTTCAAATGGGTTGGCCCGATTGCGGTAATGGATTGGATGATCTACGCAAAAAAAGGCATGCACCACCCGAAGCAAATCTCTGACTTAAAAAATGAATCGATTGGGGGATGCCGAGACGATGCCATTTCTCTTTGGTTAATCCAACATGGCTATAAAGTCGATTTAGCATCTGAAGATGTACACAACCCTGCCAAGTTGCTCATCGGACGATTTAATTATTGGGCAAGTTCGCGAACAAGAGGAGATGCCATTCTCTCTTCGCAACATCTTGGCAATCAACTAGCGCCTATTATTCAATTTGGCAGCAGCAAACTTTACCTAGCCTGCAATAAACACGTCCCTGACACGACCATCAGTAAATTAAATCGCGTAGTTCGACTGTTTGCTCATAACACACCAGTCCCTCATTGA
- a CDS encoding DUF4390 domain-containing protein, with translation MIKRYLRLLLISLAVSLSSAAYADISFRSSRVTVTDDGYQLNAHFNCALTPSLEDALRQGVSLGFVIDLEINKSRRYWFDANLANLQKRYRLSYYALTRQYKLYYGGLVQNFSRLDTALGAMCNPPAWNILEKSIVEPGLSARIRMQLDTDQLPKPFQINTITSKEWSLDSDWKTISLTSDSNP, from the coding sequence ATGATCAAACGTTACCTTAGACTTTTACTCATCTCTCTTGCCGTCAGCCTATCATCGGCGGCATATGCAGATATCTCATTTAGAAGTTCTAGGGTAACTGTGACGGATGATGGGTATCAACTAAATGCGCATTTCAACTGTGCACTCACCCCAAGCCTAGAAGACGCTTTACGACAAGGCGTCTCTCTCGGGTTTGTCATTGATTTAGAAATTAATAAATCTCGTCGATATTGGTTTGATGCCAACTTGGCCAATCTGCAAAAGCGCTATCGGCTTAGCTACTATGCGCTCACCCGCCAATATAAGCTCTACTATGGTGGACTCGTTCAAAACTTTTCGAGGCTAGATACCGCACTCGGCGCGATGTGTAATCCACCCGCTTGGAATATCCTAGAAAAAAGTATCGTCGAACCGGGCCTGAGTGCCCGAATTCGGATGCAGTTAGATACTGACCAACTGCCAAAACCGTTTCAGATTAATACCATTACCTCAAAAGAGTGGTCATTAGACTCTGATTGGAAAACCATTTCTCTGACATCGGATAGTAACCCATGA
- a CDS encoding helix-turn-helix transcriptional regulator yields MGTLLSATLDTPLDADAFQVSVRHYNAEQHHHSHPYTQALFCITGQLDLELENHAHLISPGQGIYISASDRHGFYGMLNPACLVVNLPEAVNGTTKQAFQLPADAIASLHQLHNRLKYAPDDPLLLMSIRQQIRQWSNINHSPSAKRLLNFQRLDEWINEQLVNPDLDVAALANLSHWSVAHFRERFTQEIGITPAKLIQQRRSLLAQSLLKAGYSVAAVSARCGYQSPSALTAMLKQTIGKTAREISSDQ; encoded by the coding sequence ATGGGGACGTTACTTTCAGCAACCTTAGACACACCACTAGATGCAGATGCATTTCAGGTCAGTGTGCGTCACTACAATGCTGAGCAACATCACCACAGCCATCCCTACACCCAAGCGCTTTTTTGTATTACTGGTCAACTAGACCTTGAACTAGAAAATCATGCGCATTTAATCAGCCCCGGGCAAGGCATCTATATTTCAGCAAGCGATCGCCATGGGTTTTATGGCATGCTAAACCCAGCTTGCTTAGTGGTTAATCTGCCAGAAGCCGTGAACGGTACAACAAAGCAAGCCTTCCAACTGCCAGCAGATGCGATTGCGTCGCTACATCAGCTACACAATCGATTAAAGTATGCGCCAGATGATCCATTATTATTAATGAGCATTCGCCAGCAAATACGCCAATGGAGCAACATCAACCACTCTCCAAGTGCGAAAAGATTACTAAACTTTCAACGGCTAGATGAGTGGATCAATGAACAGCTGGTTAATCCCGATCTGGATGTGGCCGCGTTAGCCAACCTAAGCCATTGGTCTGTTGCCCACTTCCGCGAGCGATTTACCCAAGAGATCGGCATCACGCCTGCCAAACTCATCCAACAACGCCGCAGCCTACTTGCCCAATCACTATTAAAAGCGGGCTACAGTGTTGCAGCAGTTTCTGCCCGCTGCGGTTATCAAAGCCCGTCCGCCCTTACCGCGATGCTCAAACAAACCATCGGCAAAACGGCGAGAGAAATCAGTTCAGATCAATAA
- the prmC gene encoding peptide chain release factor N(5)-glutamine methyltransferase — MQTITALIATSGLDKVDSRVLMQHVLGVSRAWLIAHGDEFLSEEQLVQFQSLIARRQSGEPVAYLVGYREFWGRDFRVTSDVLIPRPETELLIEEALARLPKEKPLNIIDIGTGSGCIAITLKLESPNWSVYGLDISAAALAVATQNAMQLKADVTWLENDLLNNLIRFGYLPKFDAIISNPPYIPQGDPHLSEGDLRFEPSSALTDFSDGLECYKHIANHGKDWLNPDGLILVEHGYDQGESVPKVFQNEDWIAHDISDYAGNPRICVATLKQ, encoded by the coding sequence AGATAAAGTCGATAGCCGAGTACTGATGCAACATGTACTCGGCGTTTCGCGTGCTTGGTTAATTGCGCACGGAGATGAATTTCTCTCTGAAGAACAACTTGTGCAATTCCAATCCCTTATTGCAAGGAGACAAAGCGGTGAGCCAGTTGCCTATTTGGTCGGCTATCGCGAGTTTTGGGGTAGAGATTTTAGGGTGACGAGTGATGTACTGATTCCTCGGCCAGAAACCGAATTGCTCATTGAAGAAGCGTTAGCAAGACTGCCGAAAGAGAAACCACTTAATATCATTGATATTGGCACAGGTTCTGGCTGCATCGCGATTACGCTAAAACTAGAATCGCCCAATTGGTCTGTGTACGGCTTAGACATATCCGCTGCAGCACTGGCAGTGGCTACACAAAATGCAATGCAATTAAAAGCAGATGTAACTTGGCTTGAAAACGACCTACTAAACAACTTAATCCGATTTGGTTATTTACCCAAGTTCGATGCGATCATCTCTAATCCGCCTTACATTCCTCAGGGGGACCCACACTTATCGGAAGGTGATTTAAGATTTGAGCCAAGCAGTGCATTAACAGACTTTAGCGACGGACTAGAATGCTACAAGCATATAGCTAACCATGGTAAAGACTGGCTAAACCCAGATGGTCTAATCTTAGTAGAGCATGGTTATGATCAAGGTGAATCTGTGCCAAAAGTCTTTCAAAATGAAGACTGGATTGCTCATGACATCAGTGATTACGCCGGCAATCCGCGTATCTGCGTTGCGACACTGAAACAATAA
- a CDS encoding sensor histidine kinase translates to MKKLLLISLGMALVVLYLLAMASANTSRFTGHYNQMLIINIAVLTAMVSLVGYQLWQLRKKLKAGIFGSKLTLRLVMMFALVAVLPGALVYLVSFQFLTKSIDTWFDVKVDTALDRGLSLGQVALDHVRQEQEKNTLVIARQLADKKGDLVSNLYPLQEQTGIHQLGVFTARGTLLAFAGPSSPDNPTPLEINQVRTGPVSTIESDQKLGLFVRVLVPLSNNLLGTDSRILVLQQPVPKQLAEDADALESIRSDYKSLMLSRGSLQTLYTVTLTLSLLLALLSVLALAFFLSDRLSAPLTVLAAGTRAVAQGDYSQRHAVQSRDELGMLTLQFNRMTRQLAEARDSVEHQQLALTATNEYLESLLANLTTGVLAFDVEMHLRSANTGAGNILGVDIQTLQGKALSIWQNEQPLLADFAVKIGTAFKESMAENWQTELVHEGPKGAQTLLLRGSHLPSAEHGFVLVFDDITDLIQAQRQAAWGEVARRLAHEIKNPLTPIQLSAERLQFKLAEKLSGQDVEMLNRSTQTIVNQVAALKNMVEDFKEYARAPKQRFSQLDFHELIQEVLTLYESGNQVKASLPSGPVFVNGDATRLRQVLHNLLQNAQDAVSGVENPEIQVKTLLGTHDIQLTVSDNGAGFPADLMTRIFEPYVTTKAKGTGLGLAIVKKICEEHHGSIQIQNREPNGAQVTIVLPRLQEQPEEAI, encoded by the coding sequence ATGAAGAAGTTACTTTTAATTAGTCTGGGAATGGCACTGGTCGTTTTGTATCTGCTGGCCATGGCGTCAGCCAATACCTCTCGCTTTACCGGCCACTACAACCAAATGCTGATCATCAACATTGCGGTATTAACGGCAATGGTCTCCTTGGTTGGCTATCAGCTATGGCAACTTCGCAAAAAGCTTAAAGCGGGTATCTTTGGTTCTAAACTCACACTACGATTAGTGATGATGTTTGCCCTCGTTGCCGTATTACCTGGCGCATTGGTTTACCTTGTTTCTTTCCAGTTTTTAACCAAGAGTATTGATACTTGGTTTGATGTCAAAGTCGATACCGCTTTAGACCGAGGGCTCAGTTTAGGGCAAGTTGCGCTAGACCATGTTCGCCAAGAGCAAGAAAAAAATACGCTGGTGATTGCTAGGCAATTGGCCGATAAAAAAGGGGATTTAGTAAGCAACTTATATCCTTTACAAGAACAGACGGGTATACATCAACTTGGTGTATTTACTGCGCGCGGCACCTTACTCGCTTTTGCGGGACCTAGTTCACCAGACAACCCTACGCCGTTAGAAATCAACCAAGTAAGAACCGGGCCTGTTTCGACTATCGAATCGGATCAGAAACTGGGCCTATTTGTGCGGGTACTCGTACCACTCAGCAATAATTTACTCGGTACAGACTCCCGAATATTGGTACTGCAGCAACCAGTGCCCAAACAGTTAGCCGAAGATGCCGATGCCCTTGAGTCCATCCGCAGCGACTACAAAAGTTTGATGCTGTCTCGTGGGAGTTTGCAAACCTTATATACCGTCACTCTGACGCTAAGCTTGCTGCTTGCATTGCTAAGTGTATTAGCACTTGCCTTTTTCCTCTCGGATAGACTTTCTGCCCCGCTCACGGTACTCGCTGCAGGCACCCGAGCGGTTGCCCAAGGGGATTACAGCCAGCGCCACGCAGTGCAGTCGAGAGACGAGCTTGGTATGCTCACGCTGCAATTTAACCGGATGACGAGGCAATTGGCTGAGGCTCGTGATAGTGTCGAGCATCAACAACTCGCGCTAACCGCCACCAATGAATATTTAGAAAGCTTGTTAGCCAACCTTACCACCGGTGTATTGGCCTTTGACGTAGAAATGCACTTACGTTCAGCCAACACAGGTGCGGGTAATATCCTTGGTGTAGACATTCAAACCCTGCAAGGGAAAGCCCTGTCTATCTGGCAAAATGAACAACCCTTACTAGCCGACTTTGCGGTCAAAATTGGGACTGCATTCAAAGAATCAATGGCAGAAAACTGGCAAACCGAACTGGTCCATGAAGGCCCTAAAGGCGCTCAGACGCTCTTGCTTCGCGGAAGCCATTTGCCATCGGCAGAACATGGCTTTGTCTTGGTATTTGACGACATTACCGATCTGATCCAAGCTCAGCGACAAGCGGCTTGGGGGGAAGTCGCCAGACGGTTGGCACATGAAATCAAAAACCCACTGACGCCGATTCAATTATCTGCAGAGCGTCTACAATTTAAGCTGGCAGAGAAGCTTAGTGGCCAAGATGTAGAAATGCTCAACCGAAGCACACAAACCATTGTGAATCAGGTTGCCGCACTAAAAAATATGGTCGAAGACTTCAAAGAATATGCTAGAGCACCTAAGCAACGTTTCTCACAATTGGATTTTCATGAGTTAATTCAAGAGGTATTAACCCTTTATGAATCTGGCAATCAGGTGAAAGCATCCCTGCCAAGTGGCCCAGTATTCGTCAATGGGGATGCAACTCGTTTGCGTCAAGTCTTGCATAACTTGCTGCAAAACGCGCAAGATGCAGTTAGCGGAGTAGAAAATCCTGAAATTCAGGTAAAAACCTTACTTGGAACACATGACATTCAGCTGACAGTATCTGATAATGGAGCAGGATTTCCGGCAGATCTCATGACCCGGATTTTCGAGCCCTATGTAACCACGAAGGCAAAAGGGACGGGCCTAGGGTTAGCCATTGTGAAAAAAATATGCGAAGAACACCACGGTAGTATCCAGATTCAGAACCGCGAACCAAATGGTGCGCAGGTAACTATCGTACTACCTAGACTGCAAGAGCAGCCGGAGGAAGCAATATGA
- the rsmB gene encoding 16S rRNA (cytosine(967)-C(5))-methyltransferase RsmB: MHQIQRLATEIVSKVLTGRNLTETLSDALRQNPTLTPQQKGAIRDLCYGTLRHYNQLDALVKRMVLHAPSDARISMLLMIAIYQLRFTSAAPYAIVDHAVKLTAKWFEPGKGLVNAVLRRVQREGNKLWAEACQKPAIRYGLPQWWLEKWQKDYPSNWEAIAEASLSHPPMSLRVNPHHTTPTDYLQLLSNEGMDAAIIAENAIKLAQPVPVDRLPHFQEGWVSVQDAGAQASARLLDVADGMKVLDACAAPGGKTCHLLEQHSLTLTALDIDATRLKRVEENLQRLQLTAALKVGNANQPKTWWDGQAFDRILLDVPCSASGVIRRNPDIKWHRLAKDIATFVKEQSDILEAIWPCLAAGGKLLYATCSVFPEENQDQISQFLAKHPDAKLEPLSDNSPYLQYFPSADTDGFFFARLVKQ; encoded by the coding sequence ATGCACCAAATACAGCGACTCGCCACGGAAATTGTGAGCAAGGTGCTTACCGGCCGCAACCTGACAGAAACCTTATCAGATGCGCTCCGCCAAAATCCTACGCTAACACCGCAACAAAAAGGCGCCATTCGTGACTTATGCTATGGCACCTTACGTCATTACAATCAATTAGACGCACTGGTCAAACGCATGGTGCTGCATGCACCTTCCGACGCCAGAATTTCTATGTTGCTCATGATCGCGATCTATCAATTGCGATTCACTAGCGCAGCCCCTTACGCCATTGTTGACCATGCAGTTAAGCTGACTGCCAAGTGGTTTGAGCCAGGTAAGGGTCTCGTGAATGCGGTATTACGTCGCGTGCAACGTGAAGGCAATAAGCTTTGGGCAGAGGCTTGCCAAAAGCCTGCGATTCGCTACGGTTTACCACAATGGTGGCTAGAAAAGTGGCAAAAAGACTACCCTAGCAATTGGGAGGCCATTGCAGAAGCTAGCTTAAGCCATCCGCCAATGAGTCTTCGGGTCAACCCGCATCATACAACTCCGACAGATTACCTTCAGTTACTGAGTAACGAAGGAATGGATGCAGCAATCATTGCAGAAAATGCAATTAAATTAGCCCAGCCAGTGCCGGTAGATCGCCTTCCTCACTTCCAAGAGGGATGGGTTTCGGTTCAAGATGCTGGCGCACAAGCCTCTGCACGTTTACTAGACGTAGCGGACGGAATGAAAGTGCTGGATGCGTGTGCGGCGCCAGGTGGAAAAACTTGCCATCTACTAGAACAGCATTCGCTCACGCTCACCGCCTTAGACATTGATGCGACACGACTAAAACGTGTCGAGGAAAACTTACAACGCTTGCAATTGACCGCAGCGTTAAAAGTTGGCAATGCCAATCAGCCTAAGACATGGTGGGATGGACAAGCATTTGATCGCATTTTATTAGATGTGCCATGCAGTGCTTCTGGTGTGATTCGCCGTAATCCTGATATTAAATGGCACCGCCTTGCAAAAGATATCGCCACATTTGTGAAAGAACAGTCTGATATTCTGGAAGCAATTTGGCCTTGCCTAGCAGCTGGCGGTAAGTTGCTATATGCCACTTGTTCGGTATTTCCGGAAGAAAACCAAGATCAGATTAGCCAATTCCTAGCGAAGCACCCTGATGCCAAGTTAGAGCCACTATCTGACAACAGCCCATACTTGCAATACTTCCCTTCTGCAGACACAGATGGATTTTTCTTTGCTCGTTTAGTGAAACAATGA